A segment of the Eptesicus fuscus isolate TK198812 chromosome 9, DD_ASM_mEF_20220401, whole genome shotgun sequence genome:
GGCCTTCTCAGGGGATCAGAGAGTCAGCGTAGCCCCAAGGAGGCGCCTGTTCAGAGGCAGCTCtggggggaggcagagaaggCTCCGGAGGCCCCAGCTGCTGCAGATCTAAGTGAATCACATGTCACCTTCAAAGCTCTAACCCCCGAAGTAACAATGGAGTGGCCATGATCCATTGGAAATAATCGCCCCTTCCCTGCGCGTTTCTTTACAGTTCTCCAGGTGCTCTAGGACCCACTGTCTCTTCTGACACTCCAGAcaaccccattttgcagatagggAAATCGAGGCCCTGTGAAATCACACAGGGCTAGTGGCTGTGTCAGGCTAGCACCCAGGGGCAGTTCCATCTAAGCCCTGGGCATCGGGCTCAAAGCCCAGTTCCTTGTCCGGGAGGGGGTCCCCAGGGCTGTCGGGCAGCCCGTAGTAcaagtcctcctcctcctgctccggcTCCTCTGCACCTGTGTCGGAAGCCTCGTCCTCCTCTTCCGTCCTCGGGGACCGCTGCCCGTAGCTGGGGAGGGCTGCGTCCCGCCACGGTCCCGCTGGAGGTGTGTCCTCCGACGTGGGGGCGTCGATCAGAGCAAAGTCATGGAAGCGGTCCAGCTGGCACCTGCAGGCCCAGGGCTCCCCTGGCGGCGGGCCAGGCTCCTCCCCCTCAGGCGGGGACGGGTTGGGGCTGCCGCCCGCACTGGAGCCCACATCCATTTCATCCTGGAAGGAAGCCAAAGGTGCAGGACCccggggggaggctggggagctgcAGGGACAAAGCCAGAGAGAGCAAGCGTAGCTGGAGTCAGATCGCCTGGGTCTGAGCCTCCGCCACTGGCTGCAAGCCCAGGGCAGGTGAGCCcccctgtctgggcctcagtttcctcccctgtaaGGTGGAGGAAATAAGAATATTCACTCCTCTGGAGTCTCTGAGGTTTACAGCAGATCCTGTGTTCACTTTGCAcctggcacctagtaggtgctcaagaaatgagCCATTATCATGTTATTATCCAAACCAGGTCATCCCTCCACTTCTCCCATCACTCAGGGTTCTCCTCtgggccctcagcccccagcccccagctccctgggtgTCACCTTCTGCCCCCTCACACCTACCTCCCCCATTGGACCCAGAgctcctgcagggagggggccatcaggcctggCAGGGAGCAGGTGCCCAGGAACAGTGGTAGGATGAGCAAATACATGGATGAATAAGGAACCCAATTCATAAACATCCAGggacggggcggggtggggagtgtcCTGCCTGAGGTCACGAGCACATCAGGGGCAGGGtctggatttgaactcaggtcctCTGGCTCCatgcctcccgccccccgccacacATGCCAGGCATTCAGGCAGTGCAGAGGTCTATGGTATGCTGACCCTTAAATGCACTGTTCCGTCTCCACAACacccctcagaggtgggagggatTGTTCccatgtggggaaactgaggctcaggacgGTGAGGAACTTGCCAATGTTATACAGCAGTgctgctgggatttgaacccaggcctgtctAAGCCCCGATTCATGCATCTGCTACTCCTGCCGCCCTCTGAGTgtccccaccccactgccctctcGACTCCCATAGGTACCCAACCAGCCCTCAtggcccacctccctcctccttcacCCCAGAAGGGGCAGCATCGCCCCTCCCGCACTCTGCACACGCACCTGGGACCGCTCTGAGTTGGGTTTCTTTCTCCCTCGTCCTCATCCGAGCCCCTGTGGACCACCACAGCAGCCTCCATCCAGGCCTGAGCGTCGCGAGGGCCACCTTCCCCGCTGTCACCAGCTTGCAGCTGCTGCCGCCCCAGCTCAGGGGCCAGCAGGGGCCGGGGATCCTCGCTGTAGCCCAGGACCTTCATCCGGATGTGGCTGAAGTCGGGCAGGCTCTGGTCATAGGCGGCGTCCTCCCACAGCCTGACGTACGGGGGCTGGGGGCTAGTTGGGGGCACAGCAGACGGCAGGAGAGAGAACAGGCAGGTGGGCAAGGATTCATTCGGCAGACATCAGTACTGTCCCCTGGCCCACCCGCTCTGGCCGCCTGGTCCTCCCTGATCTCCAAGAGGCCCTCAGCGTCATTATGGACCTAGTTCATGGATGGGGAGCCTGAGGCCCAGCGAGGCAAGGTAGGTGGCAGagctcagcccctcagcccgTGTGCCTTTCACTCCGAGTCTCCAAAGTTAACCCCCAGGGAGCAACTGCAAAAGGAAGACCAGTCTCATGGGCTGAGTTGGCTGGGTTCAACGGGCTATGCTACGTCCTCACTGGAAAAGTGAGAATGATTATTCTGAGCACCTTTAAGCGGAATAATCATTCTCATTTTTCCAACGAGGACATAGCAGCAGTAATTAGCTGCTCTTTGTCTGCCGGGCTCTGTCAGGCGGCTCATCCAATCCTCTCCCTAACTCTGGGAGGTactgagggaaactgaggcacgagaCTAgcgggcctggtgctggggctcAGACATCACGTTTCCTACTGCTCCCTCCAGTCCCTCCAGAAAGGGAGGTGCAGAGACTAGGTCCCCTGCAGGGTCCCACGGCTGAGAAGTGACGGGAGGAGCCCGGAACTCAGGGCAGCACGAGCCTGGGCTCtgtcacagctgctctccccacGCGACCGGTCCTGAGGCTGGCCCCCATGCCCACCCAGGGTCTGTCACCTCATTCCCCAGAACATCTGGTCGCTCTGTGCCAAGAACATAAAATGCCATCaggacttccttcccccagcaAAGCAGAGAGCGTTCAAGAGCCCAGCTGGACCCTGGACCTGCACCAGGCCTCCTGAGCACGAGTGACAGCCCCCGGGGGCCGGAAGGGGGCGGCCGGTCCCGTCTCTCCCAGGCTGACTCTCCCTGCCATGTCCTGCTGAGCCACGGCTTGCCGCCTTCAGAGACAAAAGCAGGTCTGGTCTGATCTGTCACCGACTCCCTGTGCGTTTGAGGCTTGTGCTTACACTTCTTGAGCCTCGGTTTCCACATCTGTATAAAAGGCTGGACACCCCTCCGCTCCCCATCACAGGGTTTCTGTGAGGACTGAAGGAGGAAATGGGGGCAAAATGTCTGATTCAGCCTGTGATGCAAAGGAAGCTCTTCTTACTAATGATGACAAACACTTAGCAAGGGCCTACCATGCACCAGGTTCTGTTCTTAGCACTTTGCTTATATTATTCTCTCACCGAACCCCCAGGAAGAAGGTGCCA
Coding sequences within it:
- the BSND gene encoding barttin; this encodes MADEKTFRIGFIVLGLFLLALGTFLMSHDRPQVYGTFYAMGSVMVVGGVIWSMCQCYPKIAFVPADSEFQGVLSPKPPGLLENGLTAEKSPQPPYVRLWEDAAYDQSLPDFSHIRMKVLGYSEDPRPLLAPELGRQQLQAGDSGEGGPRDAQAWMEAAVVVHRGSDEDEGERNPTQSGPSSPASPRGPAPLASFQDEMDVGSSAGGSPNPSPPEGEEPGPPPGEPWACRCQLDRFHDFALIDAPTSEDTPPAGPWRDAALPSYGQRSPRTEEEDEASDTGAEEPEQEEEDLYYGLPDSPGDPLPDKELGFEPDAQGLDGTAPGC